AGCATGGCAATGAAGTAGTAATCAGCGTTAGCGATGATGGCTTAGGATTCGACAGCAAGTCTGTAAAACATGGTATCGGACTGAAAAGCATGGCATCCCGGGCAAAGGCCATAAACGGAAAGTTGGACGTTACTTCAAAACCGGGATCGGGCACCACGGTCAAACTTAACTTTAAAATTTAAGGTATATGAAAATCCTGATGATTGACGATCATCCCTCGCAACTCCATGCCTATAAGATGATATTGTCCTTAAATGAACAGAATCTTGCTATTGAAACCACAGAAGTTTATACTTGCGAGGCAGCTTATCCCTTAATTGTTAACGCCAGCCCCAATACGTTTTCATTTGTATTCCTTGACAGGAGCATGCCTGCCTATAAGGAAAAAAACATCAATTCCGGCGAGGATTTGGCAGCCATCATAAGATTATATCATCCGGGCACTAAGCTCGTGATGCTCACTTCACATGCAGAGTCATTCATTATCTATAACATCGTCAGGAACATTAACCCTGATGGACTTCTTGTCAAAAGTGATTTCGGTACCGATGAATTGCTTGATGCATTCACGGCAATACTAAACGGGAGCAGGTATCACAGCCAAACGGTAAGATCCTGCATGGACGAACTGCTTTTAAAAGAAGATTACCTCGATAGCTACGACAGGGAAATTGTGACGCTGTTAGGAGAAGGCGCGAAAATGAAAACCATGATGCAGCGGCTGAATTTGTCACGCAGTGCAATAGACAAACGTAAAGCCCAGATAAAAATCTACCTCGAAATTGAAAAAGGAGATGATGAAGCTATAGTACGCAAAGCCCGGGAAGCAGGATTAATTTAAAGGCACCGGGATGTCCGGATGATTCACGACTTTGAGTCTGAAACTATGAGCGTTTTAAAGGCAGGTCATCTATGTGGATATAATTGTTGCGCAGCGCATAGATCAAAACGCCGATAAAGTTTTTTGAACCTGTTTTCTCCATGATACTTTGGCGATGCGTTTCGATAGTGCTGTGTGCGACATTAAGTTTCCTCGCAATTTCAGTGCTGGTCATTTCATGCCCGATTAGCCTGATTACCTCAATCTCCCTTTTCGTAAATGTTGTTTCCCTGCCGGCAGGCTTTTGAGCCGCAATTTGTTCAGGATGATGATACCCCTTATTAAGCAGCAACAAATGCTCCAGTTCGGCAGGCACTGCACTTTCGGAAAAAAGTGTAGATATGGCTGCTTTAAGCTCAATAAGTATGATGCCCGGAGTAATAATACCGGTAGCACCCGCGGCAAAAAGGTTGGCCGCACTATCTATGGTGAAGGCATGATCGATAACGAGCAGTTTGGATGATGGTAAATTTCTTTTAACCATTTCACATACCGTCAAAGGAGATAACTCAGTATGATGAAGGTCCAGAACCACCACGTCTACCTGGCGCCCACGTAACTTATTCATAAGAAGCACATCCGGAGGTGCATCGACTACAGCCTGCATTTTTCCAAATAGGTTGATGGCAAGAAGTAAGCTCTTCCTGTGCAGCATCGAATCACCAATTATCCCGACTTTAATCATCATATTTTTAGTGCCTATTCAGCCAGCTAGAATTAATCTTCCATCAAATATGTAGGCAAATTTATTTGTATGCCAATTCGTGGCATTACACACTTTGTGTACATATTGTTAAAGTTTCTTCATGAAGCTTCGCGGCACCGTCATCCATATTCAAAAAACATAAGGTTTTATTGAGTTACAATTTTGATAATATTCTTCATCAATGATCGTCATGTAAACGGTAAGCTCTGTGCTGCAGGACGCAACATGCATCCTTGCCTTGAACCCGCTGAGCTGGTAAAACTATTTTTCCCATCAAGGAGACGAGTCGTTAAAAATCATGGTAAACCACTATTTTTTTCCCCCGGGTTTAGTCATAGTTTTGTCCGGTTCGTCGTGATATAGCGGTCTGTATAGTGATTGTAATAGCATAAAATTGAAAATTACGCACCGCGGCACACTTTGATCGTTTGTTCAACAATTCAAAATTTATAATATGAAGAAAATTTTATTTACGGTGGGGCTGATAGCTTTATCGATGACTACCCAGGCGCAATTAGGAGGATTAATTAAAAAAGCTAAAAAGAAAGCTGAATCAGCCGTTGAAAACGCTGCAACGGGTGACAAAGATGTTGTAAAAAGCACGAAAGAAACCGTCAATGGCGCATCATCTGCAAATGTAACCATGGGTGGCCGCAATGGAACATTACAATTGTTCACTGAAGAAGTTTTAGATTTTCCACAGTACAGGAATCACATCGGCGAAGTTTGCTTTTCACACCAGGATTTTGACAGGACCATCCCAGAAACTGCATACATTAAGTCTTTTAAA
This genomic stretch from Flavobacterium pallidum harbors:
- a CDS encoding response regulator transcription factor, with the protein product MMIKVGIIGDSMLHRKSLLLAINLFGKMQAVVDAPPDVLLMNKLRGRQVDVVVLDLHHTELSPLTVCEMVKRNLPSSKLLVIDHAFTIDSAANLFAAGATGIITPGIILIELKAAISTLFSESAVPAELEHLLLLNKGYHHPEQIAAQKPAGRETTFTKREIEVIRLIGHEMTSTEIARKLNVAHSTIETHRQSIMEKTGSKNFIGVLIYALRNNYIHIDDLPLKRS
- a CDS encoding response regulator; this translates as MKILMIDDHPSQLHAYKMILSLNEQNLAIETTEVYTCEAAYPLIVNASPNTFSFVFLDRSMPAYKEKNINSGEDLAAIIRLYHPGTKLVMLTSHAESFIIYNIVRNINPDGLLVKSDFGTDELLDAFTAILNGSRYHSQTVRSCMDELLLKEDYLDSYDREIVTLLGEGAKMKTMMQRLNLSRSAIDKRKAQIKIYLEIEKGDDEAIVRKAREAGLI